The Helianthus annuus cultivar XRQ/B chromosome 16, HanXRQr2.0-SUNRISE, whole genome shotgun sequence genome includes a window with the following:
- the LOC110920485 gene encoding F-box/FBD/LRR-repeat protein At1g13570-like isoform X3, translating to MYLFVRIMGLIQGTHKAPKLAPQDFISSMPDIVINNILDRLPFRNAVRTSVLSSNWRFKWTMLTQLVLDVDFFDSLEAVDEDEEDEEEDEDEEDEEEDEDEEDEEEVDDDESNNESIVSKLLLQLRGPITKFELSVDDISDADDMDNWILFLSRRGLKDLTLNNWGPTPLNLPTHLFSCVELKHLKLRNCSFSLPPTFHGFPNLLSLYLRVEFEDNIQLGEFFTRCPLLEKLTMDDLFEMDKVNIVEIAKQENLKILSLKFHDSHDETTTASSSNIFELVGSLPKLQELHLDFEECRLIEGGGKKSFFTVFPCLKVLKLSDICLDNGIMFSFAFELIRSSPNLQTLEITPSNWSANSPPQVDCSTTRLLQLQSVMFDCLKGSENEIRLIKYLLACSPSLKRMHIFSCHFSSSEQKLVFVRKLLKLYRASPVVELELFWH from the exons ATGTACCTTTTTGTTAGAATAATGGGACTGATTCAGGGGACACACAAAGCACCCAAGCTTGCACCACAAGATTTTATTAGCAGCATGCCTGATATTGTCATAAATAATATTCTGGACCGATTGCCGTTTCGAAATGCTGTGAGGACCAGTGTCTTGTCGAGTAACTGGAGGTTTAAGTGGACTATGCTTACCCAACTCGTATTGGATGTCGACTTCTTTGATTCATTAGAAGCAGTTGACGAAGACGAAGAAgacgaagaagaagatgaagacgaagaagacgaagaagaagatgaagacgaagaagatgaagaagaagttgaTGATGACGAAAGTAATAATGAGAGCATTGTAAGTAAGCTTCTTCTTCAACTTAGAGGTCCCATTACAAAGTTTGAACTCTCCGTGGATGATATATCGGATGCTGATGATATGGATAACTGGATTTTGTTCTTGTCTAGAAGAGGACTTAAGGACCTCACTCTTAACAATTGGGGTCCAACACCACTTAACTTGCCTACCCATCTTTTCTCTTGTGTAGAGTTGAAACATTTGAAACTTCGTAACTGTTCTTTCAGTCTTCCACCTACTTTTCATGGTTTTCCAAACCTGTTGAGCTTATACTTGCGTGTGGAGTTTGAAGATAATATTCAACTTGGGGAATTTTTTACTCGGTGTCCCTTGCTTGAGAAGTTGACCATGGATGACCTATTTGAAATGGACAAAGTAAATATAGTTGAGATTGCAAAACAagaaaatctcaaaatattatctTTGAAATTTCATGATTCTCATGACGAGACGACAACCGCAAGCTCTAGTAATATCTTTGAGCTTGTGGGTTCTCTTCCGAAACTTCAAGAGCTTCATTTGGATTTTGAAGAGTGTCGG TTGATAGAAGGTGGTGGTAAAAAGAGTTTCTTTACTGTCTTTCCCTGCCTCAAGGTTCTTAAATTATCAGATATATGTTTAGACAATGGTATTATGTTTTCATTTGCTTTTGAATTGATAAGAAGCTCCCCGAATCTGCAGACTCTTGAAATCACACCAAGTAACTGG AGTGCTAATTCGCCTCCACAAGTAGACTGCAGTACAACGAGACTGTTGCAGCTTCAAAGTGTGATGTTTGACTGTTTGAAAGGTTCGGAGAATGAAATACGGTTGATAAAGTATTTACTTGCGTGTTCCCCTTCCCTAAAAAGGATGCATATTTTTTCCTGTCATTTCTCATCGTCTGAACAAAAGTTGGTGTTTGTTAGGAAGTTGTTGAAGCTCTATCGAGCCTCCCCTGTAGTTGAACTCGAACTCTTTTGGCATTAG
- the LOC110920485 gene encoding F-box/FBD/LRR-repeat protein At1g13570-like isoform X9: protein MELIQGTHKAPKFAPQDFISSMPDIVINNILDRLPFQNAVRTSVLSSNWRFKWTMLTQLVLDVDFFDSLETEEEEVDDDESNNESIVSKLLLQLRGPITKFELSVDDISDADDMDNWILFLSRRGLKDLTLTSWNADPLDLPTRLFSCVELKHLKLRNCFFCLPPTFHGFPNLLSLDLCVEFEDDIQLGEFFTRCPLLEKLTMDDQFEMERVNIVEIAKQENLKILSLKFHDSDDEFTITNSSDIFELVGSLPKLQELHLDFEDSDLIEGGPRKSFFTAFPCLKVLNLSDICLDDGIMFSFAFELIRSSPNLQTLEITQSYGNADSPLQGDYSTTRLLQLQSVMFDCLKGSENEIRLIKYLLACSPSLKRMHIFSCHFSSSEEKLVFVRKLLKLYRASPVVELELFWH from the exons ATGGAACTGATTCAGGGGACACATAAAGCACCCAAGTTTGCACCACAAGATTTTATTAGCAGCATGCCTGATATTGTCATAAATAATATTCTGGACCGATTGCCGTTTCAAAATGCTGTGAGGACCAGTGTCTTGTCGAGTAACTGGAGGTTTAAGTGGACTATGCTTACCCAACTCGTATTGGATGTCGACTTCTTTGATTCATTAGaaacagaagaagaagaagttgatGATGACGAAAGTAATAATGAGAGCATTGTAAGTAAGCTTCTTCTTCAACTTAGAGGTCCCATTACAAAGTTTGAACTCTCCGTAGATGATATATCGGATGCTGATGATATGGATAACTGGATTTTGTTCTTGTCGAGAAGAGGACTTAAGGACCTCACTCTTACGAGTTGGAATGCGGATCCACTCGATTTGCCTACCCGTCTTTTCTCTTGTGTAGAGTTGAAACATTTGAAACTTCGTAACTGTTTTTTCTGTCTTCCACCTACTTTTCATGGATTTCCAAACCTGTTGAGCTTAGACCTGTGTGTGGAATTTGAAGATGATATTCAACTTGGGGAATTTTTTACTCGGTGTCCCTTGCTTGAGAAGTTGACCATGGATGACCAATTTGAAATGGAGAGAGTAAATATAGTTGAGATTGCAAAACAagaaaatctcaaaatattatctTTGAAATTTCATGATTCTGATGACGAATTCACAATCACAAACTCCAGTGATATTTTTGAGCTTGTGGGTTCTCTTCCAAAACTTCAAGAGCTTCATTTGGATTTTGAAGACTCTGAT TTGATAGAAGGTGGTCCTAGAAAGAGCTTCTTTACTGCCTTTCCCTGCCTCAAGGTTCTTAATTTATCAGATATATGTTTAGACGATGGTATTATGTTCTCATTTGCTTTTGAATTGATCAGAAGCTCCCCAAATCTGCAGACTCTTGAAATCACACAAAGTTACGGG AATGCTGATTCACCTCTACAAGGAGACTACAGTACAACGAGACTGTTGCAGCTTCAAAGTGTGATGTTTGACTGTTTGAAAGGTTCGGAGAATGAAATACGGTTGATAAAGTATTTACTTGCGTGTTCCCCTTCCCTAAAAAGGATGCATATTTTTTCCTGTCATTTCTCATCGTCTGAAGAAAAGTTGGTGTTTGTTAGGAAGTTGTTGAAGCTCTATCGAGCCTCCCCTGTAGTTGAACTCGAACTCTTTTGGCATTAG
- the LOC110920485 gene encoding F-box/FBD/LRR-repeat protein At1g13570-like isoform X2 yields MYLFVRIMGLIQGTHKAPKLAPQDFISSMPDIVINNILDRLPFRNAVRTSVLSSNWRFKWTMLTQLVLDVDFFDSLEAVDEDEEDEEEDEDEEDEEEDEDEEDEEEVDDDESNNESIVSKLLLQLRGPITKFELSVDDISDADDMDNWILFLSRRGLKDLTLTSWNADPLDLPTRLFSCVELKHLKLRNCFFCLPPTFHGFPNLLSLDLCVEFEDDIQLGEFFTRCPLLEKLTMDDQFEMERVNIVEIAKQENLKILSLKFHDSDDEFTITNSSDIFELVGSLPKLQELHLDFEDSDLIEGGPRKSFFTAFPCLKVLNLSDICLDDGIMFSFAFELIRSSPNLQTLEITQSYGNADSPLQGDYSTTRLLQLQSVMFDCLKGSENEIRLIKYLLACSPSLKRMHIFSCHFSSSEEKLVFVRKLLKLYRASPVVELELFWH; encoded by the exons ATGTACCTTTTTGTTAGAATAATGGGACTGATTCAGGGGACACACAAAGCACCCAAGCTTGCACCACAAGATTTTATTAGCAGCATGCCTGATATTGTCATAAATAATATTCTGGACCGATTGCCGTTTCGAAATGCTGTGAGGACCAGTGTCTTGTCGAGTAACTGGAGGTTTAAGTGGACTATGCTTACCCAACTCGTATTGGATGTCGACTTCTTTGATTCATTAGAAGCAGTTGACGAAGACGAAGAAgacgaagaagaagatgaagacgaagaagacgaagaagaagatgaagacgaagaagatgaagaagaag ttgatGATGACGAAAGTAATAATGAGAGCATTGTAAGTAAGCTTCTTCTTCAACTTAGAGGTCCCATTACAAAGTTTGAACTCTCCGTAGATGATATATCGGATGCTGATGATATGGATAACTGGATTTTGTTCTTGTCGAGAAGAGGACTTAAGGACCTCACTCTTACGAGTTGGAATGCGGATCCACTCGATTTGCCTACCCGTCTTTTCTCTTGTGTAGAGTTGAAACATTTGAAACTTCGTAACTGTTTTTTCTGTCTTCCACCTACTTTTCATGGATTTCCAAACCTGTTGAGCTTAGACCTGTGTGTGGAATTTGAAGATGATATTCAACTTGGGGAATTTTTTACTCGGTGTCCCTTGCTTGAGAAGTTGACCATGGATGACCAATTTGAAATGGAGAGAGTAAATATAGTTGAGATTGCAAAACAagaaaatctcaaaatattatctTTGAAATTTCATGATTCTGATGACGAATTCACAATCACAAACTCCAGTGATATTTTTGAGCTTGTGGGTTCTCTTCCAAAACTTCAAGAGCTTCATTTGGATTTTGAAGACTCTGAT TTGATAGAAGGTGGTCCTAGAAAGAGCTTCTTTACTGCCTTTCCCTGCCTCAAGGTTCTTAATTTATCAGATATATGTTTAGACGATGGTATTATGTTCTCATTTGCTTTTGAATTGATCAGAAGCTCCCCAAATCTGCAGACTCTTGAAATCACACAAAGTTACGGG AATGCTGATTCACCTCTACAAGGAGACTACAGTACAACGAGACTGTTGCAGCTTCAAAGTGTGATGTTTGACTGTTTGAAAGGTTCGGAGAATGAAATACGGTTGATAAAGTATTTACTTGCGTGTTCCCCTTCCCTAAAAAGGATGCATATTTTTTCCTGTCATTTCTCATCGTCTGAAGAAAAGTTGGTGTTTGTTAGGAAGTTGTTGAAGCTCTATCGAGCCTCCCCTGTAGTTGAACTCGAACTCTTTTGGCATTAG
- the LOC110920485 gene encoding F-box/FBD/LRR-repeat protein At1g13570-like isoform X4, with protein MGLIQGTHKAPKLAPQDFISSMPDIVINNILDRLPFRNAVRTSVLSSNWRFKWTMLTQLVLDVDFFDSLEAVDEDEEDEEEDEDEEDEEEDEDEEDEEEVDDDESNNESIVSKLLLQLRGPITKFELSVDDISDADDMDNWILFLSRRGLKDLTLNNWGPTPLNLPTHLFSCVELKHLKLRNCSFSLPPTFHGFPNLLSLYLRVEFEDNIQLGEFFTRCPLLEKLTMDDLFEMDKVNIVEIAKQENLKILSLKFHDSHDETTTASSSNIFELVGSLPKLQELHLDFEECRLIEGGGKKSFFTVFPCLKVLKLSDICLDNGIMFSFAFELIRSSPNLQTLEITPSNWCMCIFLQSANSPPQVDCSTTRLLQLQSVMFDCLKGSENEIRLIKYLLACSPSLKRMHIFSCHFSSSEQKLVFVRKLLKLYRASPVVELELFWH; from the exons ATGGGACTGATTCAGGGGACACACAAAGCACCCAAGCTTGCACCACAAGATTTTATTAGCAGCATGCCTGATATTGTCATAAATAATATTCTGGACCGATTGCCGTTTCGAAATGCTGTGAGGACCAGTGTCTTGTCGAGTAACTGGAGGTTTAAGTGGACTATGCTTACCCAACTCGTATTGGATGTCGACTTCTTTGATTCATTAGAAGCAGTTGACGAAGACGAAGAAgacgaagaagaagatgaagacgaagaagacgaagaagaagatgaagacgaagaagatgaagaagaagttgaTGATGACGAAAGTAATAATGAGAGCATTGTAAGTAAGCTTCTTCTTCAACTTAGAGGTCCCATTACAAAGTTTGAACTCTCCGTGGATGATATATCGGATGCTGATGATATGGATAACTGGATTTTGTTCTTGTCTAGAAGAGGACTTAAGGACCTCACTCTTAACAATTGGGGTCCAACACCACTTAACTTGCCTACCCATCTTTTCTCTTGTGTAGAGTTGAAACATTTGAAACTTCGTAACTGTTCTTTCAGTCTTCCACCTACTTTTCATGGTTTTCCAAACCTGTTGAGCTTATACTTGCGTGTGGAGTTTGAAGATAATATTCAACTTGGGGAATTTTTTACTCGGTGTCCCTTGCTTGAGAAGTTGACCATGGATGACCTATTTGAAATGGACAAAGTAAATATAGTTGAGATTGCAAAACAagaaaatctcaaaatattatctTTGAAATTTCATGATTCTCATGACGAGACGACAACCGCAAGCTCTAGTAATATCTTTGAGCTTGTGGGTTCTCTTCCGAAACTTCAAGAGCTTCATTTGGATTTTGAAGAGTGTCGG TTGATAGAAGGTGGTGGTAAAAAGAGTTTCTTTACTGTCTTTCCCTGCCTCAAGGTTCTTAAATTATCAGATATATGTTTAGACAATGGTATTATGTTTTCATTTGCTTTTGAATTGATAAGAAGCTCCCCGAATCTGCAGACTCTTGAAATCACACCAAGTAACTGG TGTATGTGTATATTCTTGCAGAGTGCTAATTCGCCTCCACAAGTAGACTGCAGTACAACGAGACTGTTGCAGCTTCAAAGTGTGATGTTTGACTGTTTGAAAGGTTCGGAGAATGAAATACGGTTGATAAAGTATTTACTTGCGTGTTCCCCTTCCCTAAAAAGGATGCATATTTTTTCCTGTCATTTCTCATCGTCTGAACAAAAGTTGGTGTTTGTTAGGAAGTTGTTGAAGCTCTATCGAGCCTCCCCTGTAGTTGAACTCGAACTCTTTTGGCATTAG
- the LOC110920485 gene encoding F-box/FBD/LRR-repeat protein At1g13570-like isoform X7, with protein MYLFVRIMGLIQGTHKAPKLAPQDFISSMPDIVINNILDRLPFRNAVRTSVLSSNWRFKWTMLTQLVLDVDFFDSLEAVDEDEEDEEEDEDEEDEEEDEDEEDEEEVDDDESNNESIVSKLLLQLRGPITKFELSVDDISDADDMDNWILFLSRRGLKDLTLTSWNADPLDLPTRLFSCVELKHLKLRNCFFCLPPTFHGFPNLLSLDLCVEFEDDIQLGEFFTRCPLLEKLTMDDQFEMERVNIVEIAKQENLKILSLKFHDSDDEFTITNSSDIFELVGSLPKLQELHLDFEDSDLIEGGPRKSFFTAFPCLKTLEITQSYGNADSPLQGDYSTTRLLQLQSVMFDCLKGSENEIRLIKYLLACSPSLKRMHIFSCHFSSSEEKLVFVRKLLKLYRASPVVELELFWH; from the exons ATGTACCTTTTTGTTAGAATAATGGGACTGATTCAGGGGACACACAAAGCACCCAAGCTTGCACCACAAGATTTTATTAGCAGCATGCCTGATATTGTCATAAATAATATTCTGGACCGATTGCCGTTTCGAAATGCTGTGAGGACCAGTGTCTTGTCGAGTAACTGGAGGTTTAAGTGGACTATGCTTACCCAACTCGTATTGGATGTCGACTTCTTTGATTCATTAGAAGCAGTTGACGAAGACGAAGAAgacgaagaagaagatgaagacgaagaagacgaagaagaagatgaagacgaagaagatgaagaagaag ttgatGATGACGAAAGTAATAATGAGAGCATTGTAAGTAAGCTTCTTCTTCAACTTAGAGGTCCCATTACAAAGTTTGAACTCTCCGTAGATGATATATCGGATGCTGATGATATGGATAACTGGATTTTGTTCTTGTCGAGAAGAGGACTTAAGGACCTCACTCTTACGAGTTGGAATGCGGATCCACTCGATTTGCCTACCCGTCTTTTCTCTTGTGTAGAGTTGAAACATTTGAAACTTCGTAACTGTTTTTTCTGTCTTCCACCTACTTTTCATGGATTTCCAAACCTGTTGAGCTTAGACCTGTGTGTGGAATTTGAAGATGATATTCAACTTGGGGAATTTTTTACTCGGTGTCCCTTGCTTGAGAAGTTGACCATGGATGACCAATTTGAAATGGAGAGAGTAAATATAGTTGAGATTGCAAAACAagaaaatctcaaaatattatctTTGAAATTTCATGATTCTGATGACGAATTCACAATCACAAACTCCAGTGATATTTTTGAGCTTGTGGGTTCTCTTCCAAAACTTCAAGAGCTTCATTTGGATTTTGAAGACTCTGAT TTGATAGAAGGTGGTCCTAGAAAGAGCTTCTTTACTGCCTTTCCCTGCCTCAAG ACTCTTGAAATCACACAAAGTTACGGG AATGCTGATTCACCTCTACAAGGAGACTACAGTACAACGAGACTGTTGCAGCTTCAAAGTGTGATGTTTGACTGTTTGAAAGGTTCGGAGAATGAAATACGGTTGATAAAGTATTTACTTGCGTGTTCCCCTTCCCTAAAAAGGATGCATATTTTTTCCTGTCATTTCTCATCGTCTGAAGAAAAGTTGGTGTTTGTTAGGAAGTTGTTGAAGCTCTATCGAGCCTCCCCTGTAGTTGAACTCGAACTCTTTTGGCATTAG
- the LOC110920485 gene encoding F-box/FBD/LRR-repeat protein At1g13570-like isoform X5, with protein MGLIQGTHKAPKLAPQDFISSMPDIVINNILDRLPFRNAVRTSVLSSNWRFKWTMLTQLVLDVDFFDSLEAVDEDEEDEEEDEDEEDEEEDEDEEDEEEVDDDESNNESIVSKLLLQLRGPITKFELSVDDISDADDMDNWILFLSRRGLKDLTLNNWGPTPLNLPTHLFSCVELKHLKLRNCSFSLPPTFHGFPNLLSLYLRVEFEDNIQLGEFFTRCPLLEKLTMDDLFEMDKVNIVEIAKQENLKILSLKFHDSHDETTTASSSNIFELVGSLPKLQELHLDFEECRLIEGGGKKSFFTVFPCLKVLKLSDICLDNGIMFSFAFELIRSSPNLQTLEITPSNWSANSPPQVDCSTTRLLQLQSVMFDCLKGSENEIRLIKYLLACSPSLKRMHIFSCHFSSSEQKLVFVRKLLKLYRASPVVELELFWH; from the exons ATGGGACTGATTCAGGGGACACACAAAGCACCCAAGCTTGCACCACAAGATTTTATTAGCAGCATGCCTGATATTGTCATAAATAATATTCTGGACCGATTGCCGTTTCGAAATGCTGTGAGGACCAGTGTCTTGTCGAGTAACTGGAGGTTTAAGTGGACTATGCTTACCCAACTCGTATTGGATGTCGACTTCTTTGATTCATTAGAAGCAGTTGACGAAGACGAAGAAgacgaagaagaagatgaagacgaagaagacgaagaagaagatgaagacgaagaagatgaagaagaagttgaTGATGACGAAAGTAATAATGAGAGCATTGTAAGTAAGCTTCTTCTTCAACTTAGAGGTCCCATTACAAAGTTTGAACTCTCCGTGGATGATATATCGGATGCTGATGATATGGATAACTGGATTTTGTTCTTGTCTAGAAGAGGACTTAAGGACCTCACTCTTAACAATTGGGGTCCAACACCACTTAACTTGCCTACCCATCTTTTCTCTTGTGTAGAGTTGAAACATTTGAAACTTCGTAACTGTTCTTTCAGTCTTCCACCTACTTTTCATGGTTTTCCAAACCTGTTGAGCTTATACTTGCGTGTGGAGTTTGAAGATAATATTCAACTTGGGGAATTTTTTACTCGGTGTCCCTTGCTTGAGAAGTTGACCATGGATGACCTATTTGAAATGGACAAAGTAAATATAGTTGAGATTGCAAAACAagaaaatctcaaaatattatctTTGAAATTTCATGATTCTCATGACGAGACGACAACCGCAAGCTCTAGTAATATCTTTGAGCTTGTGGGTTCTCTTCCGAAACTTCAAGAGCTTCATTTGGATTTTGAAGAGTGTCGG TTGATAGAAGGTGGTGGTAAAAAGAGTTTCTTTACTGTCTTTCCCTGCCTCAAGGTTCTTAAATTATCAGATATATGTTTAGACAATGGTATTATGTTTTCATTTGCTTTTGAATTGATAAGAAGCTCCCCGAATCTGCAGACTCTTGAAATCACACCAAGTAACTGG AGTGCTAATTCGCCTCCACAAGTAGACTGCAGTACAACGAGACTGTTGCAGCTTCAAAGTGTGATGTTTGACTGTTTGAAAGGTTCGGAGAATGAAATACGGTTGATAAAGTATTTACTTGCGTGTTCCCCTTCCCTAAAAAGGATGCATATTTTTTCCTGTCATTTCTCATCGTCTGAACAAAAGTTGGTGTTTGTTAGGAAGTTGTTGAAGCTCTATCGAGCCTCCCCTGTAGTTGAACTCGAACTCTTTTGGCATTAG
- the LOC110920485 gene encoding F-box/FBD/LRR-repeat protein At1g13570-like isoform X1, with protein sequence MYLFVRIMGLIQGTHKAPKLAPQDFISSMPDIVINNILDRLPFRNAVRTSVLSSNWRFKWTMLTQLVLDVDFFDSLEAVDEDEEDEEEDEDEEDEEEDEDEEDEEEVDDDESNNESIVSKLLLQLRGPITKFELSVDDISDADDMDNWILFLSRRGLKDLTLNNWGPTPLNLPTHLFSCVELKHLKLRNCSFSLPPTFHGFPNLLSLYLRVEFEDNIQLGEFFTRCPLLEKLTMDDLFEMDKVNIVEIAKQENLKILSLKFHDSHDETTTASSSNIFELVGSLPKLQELHLDFEECRLIEGGGKKSFFTVFPCLKVLKLSDICLDNGIMFSFAFELIRSSPNLQTLEITPSNWCMCIFLQSANSPPQVDCSTTRLLQLQSVMFDCLKGSENEIRLIKYLLACSPSLKRMHIFSCHFSSSEQKLVFVRKLLKLYRASPVVELELFWH encoded by the exons ATGTACCTTTTTGTTAGAATAATGGGACTGATTCAGGGGACACACAAAGCACCCAAGCTTGCACCACAAGATTTTATTAGCAGCATGCCTGATATTGTCATAAATAATATTCTGGACCGATTGCCGTTTCGAAATGCTGTGAGGACCAGTGTCTTGTCGAGTAACTGGAGGTTTAAGTGGACTATGCTTACCCAACTCGTATTGGATGTCGACTTCTTTGATTCATTAGAAGCAGTTGACGAAGACGAAGAAgacgaagaagaagatgaagacgaagaagacgaagaagaagatgaagacgaagaagatgaagaagaagttgaTGATGACGAAAGTAATAATGAGAGCATTGTAAGTAAGCTTCTTCTTCAACTTAGAGGTCCCATTACAAAGTTTGAACTCTCCGTGGATGATATATCGGATGCTGATGATATGGATAACTGGATTTTGTTCTTGTCTAGAAGAGGACTTAAGGACCTCACTCTTAACAATTGGGGTCCAACACCACTTAACTTGCCTACCCATCTTTTCTCTTGTGTAGAGTTGAAACATTTGAAACTTCGTAACTGTTCTTTCAGTCTTCCACCTACTTTTCATGGTTTTCCAAACCTGTTGAGCTTATACTTGCGTGTGGAGTTTGAAGATAATATTCAACTTGGGGAATTTTTTACTCGGTGTCCCTTGCTTGAGAAGTTGACCATGGATGACCTATTTGAAATGGACAAAGTAAATATAGTTGAGATTGCAAAACAagaaaatctcaaaatattatctTTGAAATTTCATGATTCTCATGACGAGACGACAACCGCAAGCTCTAGTAATATCTTTGAGCTTGTGGGTTCTCTTCCGAAACTTCAAGAGCTTCATTTGGATTTTGAAGAGTGTCGG TTGATAGAAGGTGGTGGTAAAAAGAGTTTCTTTACTGTCTTTCCCTGCCTCAAGGTTCTTAAATTATCAGATATATGTTTAGACAATGGTATTATGTTTTCATTTGCTTTTGAATTGATAAGAAGCTCCCCGAATCTGCAGACTCTTGAAATCACACCAAGTAACTGG TGTATGTGTATATTCTTGCAGAGTGCTAATTCGCCTCCACAAGTAGACTGCAGTACAACGAGACTGTTGCAGCTTCAAAGTGTGATGTTTGACTGTTTGAAAGGTTCGGAGAATGAAATACGGTTGATAAAGTATTTACTTGCGTGTTCCCCTTCCCTAAAAAGGATGCATATTTTTTCCTGTCATTTCTCATCGTCTGAACAAAAGTTGGTGTTTGTTAGGAAGTTGTTGAAGCTCTATCGAGCCTCCCCTGTAGTTGAACTCGAACTCTTTTGGCATTAG
- the LOC110920485 gene encoding F-box/FBD/LRR-repeat protein At1g13570-like isoform X8, with protein MYLFVRIMGLIQGTHKAPKLAPQDFISSMPDIVINNILDRLPFRNAVRTSVLSSNWRFKWTMLTQLVLDVDFFDSLEAVDEDEEDEEEDEDEEDEEEDEDEEDEEEVDDDESNNESIVSKLLLQLRGPITKFELSVDDISDADDMDNWILFLSRRGLKDLTLNNWGPTPLNLPTHLFSCVELKHLKLRNCSFSLPPTFHGFPNLLSLYLRVEFEDNIQLGEFFTRCPLLEKLTMDDLFEMDKVNIVEIAKQENLKILSLKFHDSHDETTTASSSNIFELVGSLPKLQELHLDFEECRLIEGGGKKSFFTVFPCLKTLEITPSNWSANSPPQVDCSTTRLLQLQSVMFDCLKGSENEIRLIKYLLACSPSLKRMHIFSCHFSSSEQKLVFVRKLLKLYRASPVVELELFWH; from the exons ATGTACCTTTTTGTTAGAATAATGGGACTGATTCAGGGGACACACAAAGCACCCAAGCTTGCACCACAAGATTTTATTAGCAGCATGCCTGATATTGTCATAAATAATATTCTGGACCGATTGCCGTTTCGAAATGCTGTGAGGACCAGTGTCTTGTCGAGTAACTGGAGGTTTAAGTGGACTATGCTTACCCAACTCGTATTGGATGTCGACTTCTTTGATTCATTAGAAGCAGTTGACGAAGACGAAGAAgacgaagaagaagatgaagacgaagaagacgaagaagaagatgaagacgaagaagatgaagaagaagttgaTGATGACGAAAGTAATAATGAGAGCATTGTAAGTAAGCTTCTTCTTCAACTTAGAGGTCCCATTACAAAGTTTGAACTCTCCGTGGATGATATATCGGATGCTGATGATATGGATAACTGGATTTTGTTCTTGTCTAGAAGAGGACTTAAGGACCTCACTCTTAACAATTGGGGTCCAACACCACTTAACTTGCCTACCCATCTTTTCTCTTGTGTAGAGTTGAAACATTTGAAACTTCGTAACTGTTCTTTCAGTCTTCCACCTACTTTTCATGGTTTTCCAAACCTGTTGAGCTTATACTTGCGTGTGGAGTTTGAAGATAATATTCAACTTGGGGAATTTTTTACTCGGTGTCCCTTGCTTGAGAAGTTGACCATGGATGACCTATTTGAAATGGACAAAGTAAATATAGTTGAGATTGCAAAACAagaaaatctcaaaatattatctTTGAAATTTCATGATTCTCATGACGAGACGACAACCGCAAGCTCTAGTAATATCTTTGAGCTTGTGGGTTCTCTTCCGAAACTTCAAGAGCTTCATTTGGATTTTGAAGAGTGTCGG TTGATAGAAGGTGGTGGTAAAAAGAGTTTCTTTACTGTCTTTCCCTGCCTCAAG ACTCTTGAAATCACACCAAGTAACTGG AGTGCTAATTCGCCTCCACAAGTAGACTGCAGTACAACGAGACTGTTGCAGCTTCAAAGTGTGATGTTTGACTGTTTGAAAGGTTCGGAGAATGAAATACGGTTGATAAAGTATTTACTTGCGTGTTCCCCTTCCCTAAAAAGGATGCATATTTTTTCCTGTCATTTCTCATCGTCTGAACAAAAGTTGGTGTTTGTTAGGAAGTTGTTGAAGCTCTATCGAGCCTCCCCTGTAGTTGAACTCGAACTCTTTTGGCATTAG